A portion of the Deferrivibrio essentukiensis genome contains these proteins:
- a CDS encoding enoyl-CoA hydratase-related protein encodes MPYNFFEITKEGKVGLVKFNNGKKMNALNWYFWEELPEVLDEIENDKDIKVAVFYSDVKDFSIGLDIYDFGERFQDLIFTNDKQKLYETIKIMQEGMNRIEKGKKIYISAVNGYCIGGALDFIAACDLRFCSKNAVFSLRETKLGIVADMGSLQRLPYIIGFGNLKYLAFTGKDIDAKKAYEISLVSEVFENESLLQNTMEIANEIADNPYETLAGCKQIINNIIKEDVSNSLEDVAMYNKENLNFMKVISRFSEKLKGGK; translated from the coding sequence ATGCCTTATAATTTTTTTGAAATAACCAAAGAAGGGAAGGTGGGGCTTGTAAAATTCAACAATGGAAAAAAGATGAATGCGTTAAACTGGTATTTTTGGGAAGAGCTTCCTGAGGTCTTAGATGAGATTGAAAATGACAAAGATATTAAGGTAGCTGTTTTTTATTCTGATGTTAAAGATTTTTCAATAGGGCTTGATATTTATGATTTTGGTGAAAGATTTCAGGATCTCATATTTACCAATGATAAACAAAAACTTTATGAGACAATAAAAATAATGCAGGAAGGGATGAACAGAATTGAAAAAGGGAAAAAGATTTATATATCGGCTGTCAATGGTTATTGTATCGGGGGAGCATTGGATTTTATTGCTGCGTGTGATTTGAGGTTTTGCTCCAAAAACGCTGTCTTCTCACTCAGAGAGACAAAACTTGGAATTGTTGCCGATATGGGTTCTTTACAAAGGCTTCCATATATTATAGGTTTTGGCAATTTAAAATATCTGGCTTTCACCGGAAAGGACATTGATGCGAAAAAGGCCTATGAAATCTCATTGGTTTCGGAGGTTTTTGAAAATGAGTCATTGCTACAAAATACAATGGAAATAGCAAATGAGATTGCTGATAACCCATATGAAACCCTGGCAGGGTGCAAACAGATAATAAACAATATTATCAAAGAGGATGTTAGTAATTCTCTTGAAGATGTTGCAATGTATAATAAAGAAAATCTCAATTTTATGAAAGTGATATCGAGGTTCAGTGAAAAATTGAAAGGGGGAAAGTAA
- a CDS encoding 3-hydroxyacyl-CoA dehydrogenase/enoyl-CoA hydratase family protein, producing MKQIKKAAVLGAGVMGATIAAHLANAGLDVVMLDIVPRELSEEEKAQGVTESDKRFRNRIVNNALNNLISMKPAAFYLKDFAKNIKVGNFEDDMHLISDCDWIVEVVVENMEIKKKLFVEKVVPNLKRDDVIISTNTSGLSVNTMAEFLPEKIRPNFLVTHFFNPPRYMRLMEIVPSRYTSDEVVNFMSEFISKRLGKGIVYAKDTANFIGNRIGVYVIYSAFKHLMDLDMTVEEADQAAGPAIGMPRTAIFKLADLVGIDTIVHIGKNSYELLKEDDERDIYKIPEFLQKMVDSGLWGNKSKQGFYKKVKNESGRVTLYYDLKDGQFKESVKPKFASVGQTKQLDDVRQKIKVMVNGNDKASQFAWRLLRDGLIYTFKRIPEISDDIVNVDNAMKWGYNWELGPFEIFDAIGVKEFVKKCEQDGVAVPEALKNIESFYKFENSKQYYYDIIAGEYKELEQKETTINLNILKRQGKVVESNKGASIIDLGDGVFCLEFHSKMNSISGDILSMTKKAVKRAEEEGVGLVIANQGKAFSVGANLAMLAVAIAEGAFDDINMMVKAFQDAAMAIKYSHVPVVAAPFNMTLGGGCEFCLHADAINAHAETYMGLVEIGVGLLPAGGGTKEMAIRAIQEAEKFNTDVSPFIFKNFMNIAMAKVSMGAYELYDLGYMDDNDTVTMDIDRLIYDAKMKVIAMSKNYRPKKPLTELKAPGRSVAASIKSQLWNMKMGGFITEYEEYLGSMIADVITGGDVNAGTLISEEYLLKLERETFVKLCTQKKTIERIQHMLKKNKPLRN from the coding sequence ATGAAGCAAATTAAAAAGGCTGCAGTTTTGGGTGCCGGCGTAATGGGGGCAACTATTGCCGCACACCTTGCAAATGCCGGGCTTGATGTTGTAATGCTGGATATAGTTCCAAGAGAGCTTTCAGAAGAGGAAAAGGCTCAGGGGGTTACGGAAAGTGACAAAAGATTCAGAAACAGGATAGTCAACAATGCTTTGAATAACCTCATATCAATGAAGCCTGCTGCATTTTATCTTAAGGATTTTGCTAAAAATATAAAAGTAGGTAATTTCGAAGATGACATGCACCTTATTTCTGACTGTGATTGGATTGTAGAAGTAGTTGTAGAAAATATGGAAATCAAGAAAAAGCTTTTTGTGGAAAAGGTTGTTCCTAATCTCAAGAGGGATGATGTTATTATTTCAACAAATACAAGTGGCTTATCTGTAAACACAATGGCAGAGTTTTTACCTGAAAAGATAAGGCCAAATTTTTTGGTGACTCACTTTTTCAATCCGCCAAGATATATGAGGTTGATGGAGATAGTGCCATCCAGATACACTTCTGATGAAGTTGTTAATTTTATGTCCGAATTTATCAGTAAACGTTTAGGTAAAGGTATCGTATATGCCAAGGATACAGCCAATTTTATAGGTAACAGGATTGGCGTTTACGTTATCTACTCTGCGTTCAAACATCTCATGGATCTTGATATGACTGTTGAGGAAGCTGACCAGGCGGCAGGACCTGCAATAGGTATGCCAAGAACAGCCATTTTTAAATTGGCTGACCTTGTAGGTATTGATACTATTGTTCATATCGGTAAAAACTCTTACGAACTTTTAAAGGAAGATGATGAAAGAGATATCTATAAGATACCTGAATTTCTTCAGAAAATGGTTGATAGCGGACTTTGGGGGAATAAATCAAAACAGGGGTTTTATAAAAAAGTCAAAAATGAGTCAGGAAGAGTTACTCTTTACTATGATCTCAAGGACGGACAATTTAAGGAATCTGTTAAACCTAAATTTGCATCGGTAGGCCAAACAAAACAGCTTGATGATGTAAGACAGAAGATAAAGGTAATGGTAAATGGGAATGATAAAGCTTCCCAGTTTGCATGGAGGCTTTTGAGAGATGGCCTTATCTACACGTTCAAAAGAATCCCTGAAATATCAGACGATATTGTAAATGTAGATAACGCGATGAAGTGGGGTTATAACTGGGAGCTTGGGCCATTTGAAATATTTGATGCAATAGGTGTCAAAGAATTTGTTAAAAAATGTGAACAAGATGGTGTTGCTGTACCAGAGGCTCTTAAAAACATTGAGTCATTTTATAAATTTGAAAATTCAAAGCAGTACTATTATGACATAATTGCAGGTGAGTACAAGGAACTTGAACAGAAAGAAACCACTATAAATCTTAATATTTTAAAAAGACAGGGTAAAGTTGTTGAGAGTAATAAAGGTGCTTCAATAATTGATCTTGGTGACGGCGTTTTCTGCCTTGAATTTCATTCCAAGATGAATTCTATAAGCGGTGATATTCTTTCAATGACTAAAAAAGCTGTTAAGCGTGCAGAAGAGGAAGGTGTTGGGTTGGTGATAGCTAATCAGGGGAAGGCATTTTCTGTAGGTGCAAATCTGGCAATGCTTGCAGTTGCAATAGCTGAAGGCGCCTTTGATGATATCAATATGATGGTTAAGGCATTTCAAGATGCTGCAATGGCTATAAAATACTCACACGTGCCTGTAGTTGCAGCGCCATTTAATATGACTCTTGGCGGAGGGTGTGAGTTTTGTCTTCATGCCGATGCTATAAATGCTCACGCAGAAACTTATATGGGGCTTGTCGAAATAGGTGTTGGTCTTCTTCCGGCAGGAGGAGGCACAAAGGAGATGGCAATTAGAGCAATTCAGGAAGCAGAAAAATTTAATACTGACGTTTCCCCTTTTATATTTAAAAACTTTATGAATATAGCAATGGCTAAAGTATCAATGGGTGCTTACGAGCTCTATGATCTTGGGTATATGGATGATAACGATACAGTTACTATGGATATTGACAGACTTATTTATGATGCAAAAATGAAAGTTATTGCTATGTCTAAAAATTATAGACCTAAAAAACCACTTACAGAGCTTAAGGCGCCTGGAAGAAGTGTGGCTGCAAGTATTAAGAGTCAGTTATGGAATATGAAGATGGGTGGATTTATAACTGAGTATGAAGAGTATTTGGGTTCGATGATTGCTGATGTAATTACCGGTGGTGATGTAAATGCCGGGACTTTGATATCTGAAGAGTACCTGCTTAAGCTTGAAAGAGAAACTTTTGTAAAACTGTGTACTCAGAAGAAAACAATAGAGCGTATTCAACATATGTTGAAGAAAAATAAACCTCTTAGAAACTAA
- a CDS encoding enoyl-CoA hydratase/isomerase family protein, translating to MIKTEIRDNIAYIILDNGENKQNIEFAVKLLEALDEVEKNSDATALVITSSDEKNWSQGVDLNFIMSRFASKDFQSIKDFLNKMNEVFKKILSYPIPVIAEITGHAFGNGALLACACDFRFMKNDKGFFCFPEVDVKIPFLPSMVEYAKKAVGFKVLQDMLLTGKRLTARQAEEYGILKSFDDLQSLKNGVFEFAKGMNKGRNIYKELKLRMYKDVLKSFEEDKNYIENLLIYYP from the coding sequence ATGATCAAAACGGAAATTAGAGATAATATTGCATATATTATTTTGGATAACGGAGAAAATAAACAAAATATTGAATTTGCGGTTAAATTGCTTGAAGCTCTTGATGAAGTAGAAAAAAATAGCGATGCCACTGCTTTGGTAATTACATCGAGCGATGAAAAAAATTGGTCACAGGGCGTAGATTTGAATTTTATAATGAGCAGATTTGCATCAAAAGATTTTCAGAGTATAAAAGATTTTTTAAATAAAATGAATGAAGTTTTCAAAAAAATCCTTTCATATCCTATACCTGTGATTGCAGAAATAACCGGTCATGCTTTTGGAAACGGTGCACTGCTTGCCTGTGCGTGCGATTTTAGGTTTATGAAAAATGATAAAGGATTTTTCTGTTTTCCGGAAGTGGACGTAAAAATACCCTTTTTACCTTCAATGGTGGAATATGCAAAAAAAGCTGTTGGGTTTAAAGTACTGCAGGATATGCTTTTGACCGGGAAAAGACTGACAGCCCGTCAGGCTGAAGAATATGGGATATTAAAGAGCTTTGACGATTTGCAGTCACTTAAAAACGGAGTTTTTGAATTTGCAAAAGGGATGAATAAAGGAAGAAATATTTATAAAGAGCTTAAACTAAGGATGTATAAAGATGTTTTGAAAAGCTTTGAAGAGGATAAAAATTATATTGAAAATCTGCTGATATATTATCCTTAA
- a CDS encoding AMP-dependent synthetase/ligase, with translation MLEFEFKTLPQIMKKNSEIYPDKPAFRFKRKGKWEDITFKQFYIKVMMAARGLMRLGVKQGDKIAILSENRPFWAEADFAILSIGAINVPIYPTSTPEQIKYILNHSEAKVLFVSNRTQYNKIFQIKDELKYLERVVTFDRFLTHKIFPADSMLQLMEISEDLDPVDEAAIENVYSNMDTEEVATIIYTSGTTGTPKGVLLTHYNFISEIILGTKKIPEVNKDDIFLSFLPLSHVLERAVGYYIPFYRGATIAYAESIEKVPDNLVEIKPTAMVSVPRLFEKMYSRIFENIHSMPSFKKNLIHSGIKVSQEYVHKKYIEGKRDNFLRMKRKFFDRLIFSKIRERLGGKIRYCVSGGAPLDKTINEFFWAIGVPIFEGYGLTETSPGVCINNFTHVRFGSVGTLFEETYAKLGEQDELLLKGPMVTKLGYFKNEEATKEAFTEDGWFKTGDVGRIDEDGFIYIVDRLKELIITSGGKNIAPQPIENELKLDKYISNAFVYGDKKPYLTAVIVPNFERLYEFTRENKLNYLDASDLVTKEEILKLYQSRIDEVNKKLAKYETIKKFVLVPVEFTIDGGELTPTLKLKRRVIYEKYKDKIECLYDENGDCFTCT, from the coding sequence ATGTTGGAGTTTGAATTTAAAACTTTACCGCAAATTATGAAAAAAAACTCTGAAATTTACCCTGATAAGCCTGCTTTCAGGTTTAAGAGAAAGGGGAAATGGGAAGATATTACCTTTAAACAGTTTTATATTAAAGTAATGATGGCTGCCAGAGGTTTAATGAGGCTTGGTGTCAAACAGGGTGATAAAATTGCGATTCTTTCTGAAAACAGACCATTTTGGGCTGAGGCAGATTTTGCAATACTCTCTATTGGCGCAATAAATGTGCCTATTTACCCTACCAGTACACCGGAGCAGATTAAATACATTTTGAATCATTCTGAAGCAAAGGTATTGTTTGTTTCTAATAGGACTCAGTATAATAAGATATTTCAGATCAAGGATGAATTAAAATACCTTGAGCGTGTTGTGACTTTTGACAGGTTTCTTACCCATAAAATTTTTCCGGCTGATTCTATGTTGCAACTAATGGAGATTTCTGAAGATCTTGACCCTGTTGATGAGGCGGCAATTGAAAATGTTTACAGCAATATGGATACAGAAGAGGTGGCGACAATTATTTATACTTCAGGGACTACTGGTACTCCAAAAGGGGTGTTGTTGACGCACTATAATTTTATATCTGAAATTATACTTGGCACCAAAAAAATCCCAGAAGTCAACAAGGATGATATCTTTTTAAGTTTTCTTCCTTTAAGCCATGTTTTAGAGCGGGCAGTTGGTTATTATATACCGTTTTACAGAGGAGCAACAATTGCTTATGCAGAAAGCATTGAAAAGGTGCCGGATAACCTGGTTGAAATTAAACCGACTGCAATGGTTAGCGTGCCAAGACTTTTCGAAAAGATGTATTCCAGGATATTTGAAAATATTCACTCAATGCCTTCATTCAAAAAAAACCTTATCCACTCAGGTATAAAGGTTTCCCAAGAGTATGTTCATAAGAAATATATTGAGGGTAAAAGAGATAACTTTCTTAGGATGAAAAGGAAGTTTTTTGACAGATTGATTTTTAGCAAGATAAGGGAAAGACTTGGTGGTAAAATAAGATATTGTGTTTCAGGTGGTGCTCCCCTTGATAAGACGATAAATGAGTTTTTTTGGGCGATAGGTGTTCCTATTTTTGAAGGATATGGCCTTACAGAAACAAGCCCGGGAGTTTGTATCAATAATTTTACACACGTAAGATTTGGCTCAGTTGGGACGCTGTTTGAGGAAACGTATGCAAAGTTGGGAGAACAGGATGAATTGCTACTAAAGGGGCCGATGGTGACAAAGCTTGGATACTTTAAGAATGAAGAGGCTACAAAAGAGGCGTTTACAGAGGATGGATGGTTTAAGACCGGGGATGTAGGAAGGATAGATGAAGATGGCTTTATTTATATTGTAGACAGGCTGAAGGAGCTGATAATTACATCAGGTGGCAAGAATATAGCACCTCAGCCGATAGAAAATGAACTAAAGCTGGATAAATATATAAGTAATGCATTTGTGTACGGTGACAAAAAGCCTTATCTGACTGCAGTAATTGTACCTAACTTTGAGAGACTTTATGAATTTACAAGAGAGAATAAGTTAAACTATCTTGATGCATCAGATCTTGTCACCAAAGAAGAGATACTAAAATTATATCAAAGCAGGATAGATGAGGTGAATAAAAAACTTGCCAAATATGAAACAATCAAAAAATTTGTTCTTGTGCCAGTTGAGTTTACCATAGATGGTGGTGAGTTGACACCTACTTTGAAACTTAAGAGAAGGGTAATATATGAAAAATATAAAGATAAGATTGAGTGCCTTTATGATGAAAATGGTGATTGTTTTACTTGCACGTAA
- a CDS encoding acetyl-CoA C-acyltransferase gives MRNAYIVKAYRTAGCKAKKGKFKDMRPDDLAGAAIKYLVEKTEIDPMTIDDVIIGCAFPEAEQGMNMARVASFKAGLPIEVPAVTVNRFCSSGLQTIAMAAERIMAGFADCIIAGGAESMTMVPMGGNKYSANPSLVAEWPETYASMGVTAELVAAKYNISRQEQDEFAYNSHMKAIKAINDGKFAEEIVPVEVEYTSVDEKNKVRKVKEVVTIDDGARADTSIEGLVKLKPVFKVDGSVTAGNSSQMTDGAAAVLVVSEEYLKKTGLKPIAKFISFAAKGVAPEIMGIGPVAAIPAALKMAGLELKDIGLIELNEAFAAQSLAVLNELNINPDIVNVNGGAIALGHPLGCTGSKLTATLLSEMQRRDVKYGMVSMCIGGGMGAAGIFELLK, from the coding sequence ATGAGAAATGCATATATTGTAAAAGCTTACAGGACTGCGGGCTGTAAAGCCAAAAAAGGGAAATTTAAAGATATGAGGCCGGATGATTTGGCAGGAGCTGCTATAAAATATCTGGTTGAAAAAACAGAAATAGATCCAATGACAATTGATGATGTAATTATTGGATGCGCTTTTCCTGAAGCAGAGCAGGGGATGAATATGGCAAGAGTTGCTTCATTTAAAGCTGGTCTGCCAATTGAAGTTCCGGCTGTGACAGTAAACAGATTTTGCTCAAGTGGGCTGCAAACTATTGCAATGGCAGCTGAAAGAATAATGGCTGGGTTTGCTGACTGCATTATCGCAGGTGGTGCAGAATCAATGACTATGGTGCCAATGGGTGGTAATAAATATAGTGCCAATCCATCACTTGTAGCTGAATGGCCTGAAACTTATGCGTCAATGGGGGTGACAGCTGAGCTTGTAGCTGCTAAATATAATATATCAAGACAAGAACAGGATGAATTTGCCTACAATAGTCATATGAAAGCTATTAAGGCTATAAATGATGGAAAATTTGCTGAAGAAATTGTTCCTGTTGAAGTAGAATACACATCTGTTGACGAAAAGAATAAGGTAAGAAAAGTCAAAGAAGTAGTTACAATTGATGATGGAGCAAGAGCTGATACATCTATTGAAGGGCTTGTAAAACTAAAACCGGTTTTCAAGGTGGACGGGAGTGTAACTGCCGGTAACTCTTCACAGATGACAGATGGAGCTGCAGCTGTGCTTGTGGTAAGTGAAGAATATTTAAAAAAGACAGGACTCAAACCTATTGCGAAATTTATAAGTTTTGCTGCTAAAGGTGTGGCTCCGGAAATAATGGGGATTGGGCCTGTTGCTGCAATTCCTGCTGCCCTTAAAATGGCTGGCCTTGAGCTAAAAGATATTGGGCTTATTGAGCTAAATGAAGCATTTGCAGCACAATCACTTGCTGTATTGAATGAACTCAATATTAATCCTGATATAGTAAATGTAAATGGTGGTGCAATTGCACTTGGTCACCCTCTTGGCTGTACTGGCTCAAAATTGACTGCAACTCTTCTAAGTGAAATGCAAAGAAGGGATGTAAAATATGGAATGGTTAGTATGTGTATCGGTGGCGGTATGGGTGCTGCAGGAATTTTTGAATTGTTAAAATAA
- a CDS encoding acyl-CoA dehydrogenase family protein has translation MEKKLLKGAEYLLTEVSKDDVFTPEDFSDEQKQIAETTEEFVTNEVMPDIEAIDQQDFDKVVAHMKKSGELGLLMIDAPEEYGGLELDKATSMLVAEKIAPSGSFSVAYAAHTGIGTLPLVYYGTKEQKDKYLEKIITGEWIAAYCLTEPGSGSDALGAKATATLSEDGKYYILNGTKQFITNAGFADLFTVFAKIDKEHFTAFLVERTFEGLELGPEEKKMGIKGSSTRQVILNNCKVPVENVLGEVGKGHKIAFNVLNVGRFKLGAAVNGAAKYALSEGIKYANERKQFNLPISKFGAIKEKIADMTAYVYASESLIYRLAGLLDDKLATIDKNIDNYYEEYQKGIEEYAIECSISKVFCSDVLAKVVDEVVQIFGGYGFIQEYPAERFYRDERINRIFEGTNEVNRLLIPGMMLRRAMKGELPFQKEAMKAIEALMTPSFDEIDTDAPFAVEKELLKNLKTLYLVVSGAAAQKFMDKIVKEQETLLALADIAIQIFAIESAVLRAEKNLGKVTEKKAALMADAVKVFTFDAVEIIAKAARKAAFFVEEGDNLMMILSGIRRFTKYDATGLLQAKRNLAAAAIEAEKYIF, from the coding sequence ATGGAAAAGAAACTTTTAAAAGGTGCTGAATATTTACTGACTGAAGTTTCAAAAGATGATGTTTTTACCCCTGAGGATTTCAGCGACGAGCAAAAGCAGATTGCTGAAACTACTGAAGAATTTGTGACAAATGAGGTAATGCCTGATATTGAAGCTATTGACCAGCAGGACTTTGACAAAGTTGTGGCTCATATGAAAAAAAGCGGTGAGCTTGGGCTTTTAATGATTGATGCGCCTGAAGAGTACGGCGGACTTGAGCTTGATAAAGCAACAAGTATGCTGGTTGCTGAAAAAATTGCACCAAGTGGTTCTTTTTCTGTAGCTTATGCTGCTCATACAGGTATTGGAACTTTGCCGCTTGTGTATTACGGTACAAAAGAGCAAAAAGATAAGTATCTTGAAAAAATTATTACTGGAGAATGGATTGCTGCATACTGTTTGACTGAGCCCGGCTCAGGAAGTGATGCTCTTGGTGCAAAAGCCACTGCAACTTTAAGCGAAGATGGAAAATACTATATTTTAAACGGTACAAAGCAGTTTATTACAAATGCGGGCTTTGCTGATCTTTTTACTGTTTTTGCTAAGATTGATAAAGAGCATTTTACGGCATTTCTTGTTGAAAGGACTTTTGAGGGCTTAGAGCTTGGTCCTGAAGAGAAAAAAATGGGTATCAAAGGCTCTTCAACTCGTCAGGTTATTTTAAATAACTGTAAAGTGCCTGTAGAAAATGTTCTTGGTGAAGTTGGAAAAGGGCATAAGATTGCTTTTAACGTTCTTAATGTTGGAAGGTTTAAGCTTGGTGCTGCTGTAAATGGTGCTGCTAAATATGCACTTTCTGAAGGTATTAAATACGCTAACGAAAGAAAGCAGTTTAACCTTCCTATCAGTAAATTTGGAGCAATAAAAGAAAAAATTGCTGATATGACTGCTTATGTTTACGCTTCAGAATCACTTATTTACAGACTTGCAGGTCTTTTGGACGACAAACTTGCAACAATAGACAAAAATATTGATAACTATTATGAAGAATATCAGAAAGGGATTGAAGAGTATGCTATTGAATGTTCTATTTCAAAGGTATTCTGCTCTGATGTCCTTGCAAAAGTAGTAGATGAAGTTGTTCAAATATTTGGTGGATATGGTTTTATCCAAGAGTATCCTGCTGAAAGATTTTACAGAGACGAAAGAATCAATAGAATTTTTGAAGGGACAAATGAGGTTAACAGACTTCTAATTCCAGGAATGATGTTAAGACGTGCAATGAAAGGTGAATTGCCATTCCAGAAAGAGGCAATGAAGGCAATAGAAGCACTTATGACGCCGTCATTTGATGAAATTGATACAGATGCACCTTTTGCAGTTGAAAAAGAGTTACTGAAAAACTTAAAGACACTTTATCTTGTAGTTTCCGGAGCTGCAGCTCAAAAATTTATGGATAAAATTGTTAAAGAGCAGGAAACACTTTTGGCGTTAGCTGATATTGCTATTCAGATTTTTGCAATCGAAAGTGCTGTGCTTAGAGCTGAAAAGAATCTTGGCAAAGTAACTGAGAAGAAAGCTGCACTTATGGCTGATGCCGTTAAGGTGTTCACATTTGATGCAGTTGAAATTATTGCTAAGGCTGCAAGAAAAGCTGCCTTTTTTGTGGAAGAAGGTGATAATCTGATGATGATTTTAAGTGGTATAAGAAGATTTACCAAATATGATGCAACAGGTCTTTTGCAGGCCAAGAGAAATTTAGCTGCTGCTGCAATTGAGGCAGAAAAATATATTTTCTAA
- a CDS encoding MBL fold metallo-hydrolase, with the protein MIEKHTVNTPYPVGPVHFYVKKYDDFDVLFDTGPFTEEANKYLKENVNLGKLKYTFVTHCHADHYGLIDFLSKNSDSKIILSRHDYLRFLRFDERKNGFLNIIKDFGFSSDEINIIENVLVRFKNEVPMPENITLLEESMDILKNLEINYIPCPGHSQSDIVYLVDNCAITGDVVLRDIFQTPLLDVNIQDFKSRFLNYDEFCKTILKLKNIEERVFLPGHRDYIDSVDERILFYLNKLIERTGFIMEELKNEGVYPVLKKLTGSIYESPLKSYLKLSEIVFIDDFITNPEKIIKSLENIKIYNQLERQFDKLFRRK; encoded by the coding sequence ATGATAGAGAAACATACGGTAAACACTCCTTATCCGGTTGGGCCTGTACATTTTTATGTAAAGAAGTATGATGATTTTGATGTGCTTTTTGACACAGGACCCTTTACTGAAGAGGCGAATAAGTACCTGAAAGAAAATGTAAATCTTGGCAAATTAAAGTATACATTTGTTACCCATTGTCATGCTGACCATTACGGGCTTATAGATTTTCTATCAAAAAATTCTGACAGCAAAATAATATTGTCCAGGCACGATTATTTAAGATTTTTAAGATTTGATGAGAGAAAAAATGGATTTTTAAATATTATTAAAGATTTCGGTTTTTCTTCGGATGAAATTAATATTATTGAAAACGTTTTGGTAAGATTTAAAAACGAAGTTCCCATGCCTGAAAATATCACTTTGCTTGAAGAATCAATGGATATACTTAAAAACCTTGAAATTAACTATATCCCCTGCCCAGGCCATTCTCAGAGTGATATTGTTTATCTTGTTGATAATTGTGCCATAACCGGTGATGTTGTGCTGAGAGATATATTTCAGACACCTCTTCTTGATGTGAATATTCAGGATTTTAAAAGTAGATTTTTAAATTATGATGAATTTTGCAAGACTATATTAAAACTAAAAAATATTGAAGAAAGAGTTTTCTTGCCGGGACACCGGGATTATATAGATAGTGTAGATGAGAGAATTTTGTTTTACTTGAATAAACTTATTGAAAGAACTGGATTTATAATGGAAGAACTGAAAAATGAGGGTGTTTATCCCGTATTGAAAAAGCTGACAGGAAGTATTTACGAAAGCCCACTGAAATCTTACCTGAAACTCTCTGAGATAGTGTTTATAGATGACTTTATAACAAATCCGGAAAAAATTATAAAATCACTTGAAAATATAAAAATTTACAATCAATTGGAAAGGCAATTTGATAAACTTTTCAGGAGGAAATAA